One Cotesia glomerata isolate CgM1 linkage group LG8, MPM_Cglom_v2.3, whole genome shotgun sequence genomic window carries:
- the LOC123270948 gene encoding uncharacterized protein LOC123270948 — protein MSRESLITKYFKEGFTYNEIVNFLFKYHNISISRRHLIRILQKLGLKRKGIVEDSLESICRAVIDEIFSGGSCIGYKRMWQRLRLIYGLKVKRSTVDKILHLADPNAIEERSRRRLIRRKYPVPGPNFLWHIDGYDKLKPFGFAIHGCIDGFSRKILWLDVATSNNKPEIIAYYYLTTVQKLKLVPTLIRSDYGTENCLVEALQQSLRFYHDDSLSAWKSFIKGKSTSNQRIESYWSQLRRHGLDFWINLFKDLRERGLYNDSSMIHVECLRFCFGHLIRAELETIRHEWNRHRIRKQKNRHIAPGKPNCLYYLPEVIGAKDYMKPVNEHAIDILKQDYTLKPKLYNEIFCQLVKVLIPDIQVPLNVEESVELYLQILNLLKVYT, from the coding sequence ATGTCTAGAGAATCAttgataacaaaatatttcaagGAAGGTTTCACATATAATgagatagtaaattttttatttaagtatcaCAATATTTCAATTTCTCGTCGACACCTCATTCGAATTCTTCAAAAGCTTGGACTGAAGCGTAAGGGAATCGTTGAAGATTCTTTAGAATCTATCTGCAGGGCAGtgattgatgaaatttttagtggtGGCTCTTGTATTGGCTACAAAAGAATGTGGCAACGTTTAAGGCTAATTTATGGCTTAAAAGTAAAAAGGAGTAcggttgataaaattttgcatctAGCCGATCCAAATGCAATTGAAGAGAGATCTCGTCGACGCTTGATACGGCGTAAGTACCCAGTTCCAGGGCCTAATTTCCTATGGCATATTGATGGTTATGATAAATTAAAGCCCTTTGGCTTTGCCATTCACGGATGCATCGATGGATTttccagaaaaattttatggttgGACGTTGCAACATCTAACAATAAACCGGAAATTATTgcgtattattatttaacaacggTACAGAAATTGAAACTGGTTCCAACTTTGATACGGTCAGATTATGGAACCGAGAATTGTCTAGTTGAAGCCCTTCAACAAAGTCTACGATTTTACCATGATGATAGTCTATCAGCTTGGAAAAGCTTCATCAAAGGGAAAAGCACGTCTAATCAGCGGATAGAGAGTTATTGGTCTCAGCTTAGGCGTCATGGTTTAGATTTttggattaatttatttaaagacttACGTGAGAGAGGTCTTTACAACGATTCATCTATGATACATGTCGAGTGTTTACGATTTTGCTTTGGGCACTTAATTAGAGCTGAATTAGAAACAATTCGCCACGAGTGGAATCGGCATAGaataagaaaacaaaaaaatcgtCATATAGCTCCGGGGAAAccaaattgtttatattaccTTCCTGAAGTTATTGGGGCCAAAGATTACATGAAACCAGTCAATGAGCATGCAATTGATATTCTGAAACAAGACTACACTTTGAAGCCTAAACTatacaatgaaattttttgtcaattagTTAAAGTATTGATACCTGATATACAAGTACCTCTGAATGTTGAAGAAAGTGTTGaactttatttacaaattttaaatttattaaaagtttatacatAG